In one window of Thermodesulfobacteriota bacterium DNA:
- a CDS encoding cytochrome c: protein MKRALAFILSAGLLAAAGISHAADHSAIHEKMMKMGGPKPDERVELKLPDPMKVMQKRMMRQHLYTVSEIAAALGANDMGKAASIARGLGWTPEEEERCNAVAELTGEPDFLSFGKAVHVAADELAASAEAGNRDNALMDLSRLIKNCNACHEKFRH from the coding sequence ATGAAAAGAGCTTTAGCGTTCATATTGTCCGCAGGCCTCCTGGCGGCTGCGGGAATATCCCATGCCGCCGACCATTCGGCCATTCACGAGAAGATGATGAAGATGGGCGGGCCCAAGCCGGACGAGCGGGTGGAGCTTAAGCTCCCTGACCCCATGAAAGTGATGCAGAAAAGGATGATGCGCCAGCACCTTTACACGGTAAGCGAGATAGCCGCCGCGCTCGGCGCAAACGATATGGGCAAGGCCGCCTCCATTGCGCGGGGGCTGGGCTGGACGCCTGAGGAGGAGGAGCGCTGCAATGCGGTCGCAGAGCTGACCGGCGAGCCCGACTTCCTCTCCTTCGGGAAGGCGGTGCACGTTGCCGCGGACGAGCTAGCGGCATCGGCTGAGGCCGGCAACAGGGACAATGCCTTAATGGACCTTTCAAGGCTCATAAAGAATTGCAACGCCTGCCACGAGAAGTTCAGGCACTGA
- a CDS encoding PfkB family carbohydrate kinase has protein sequence MKVIGLGQCSLDYITLLDGFPPEDAKKEVLDFTVQGGGPVATALVTLSRLGVKTAMIGRVSDDPAGDEIRRGLKAEGVDVKGLLTKPGGRSQQAVVMVNKKAGTRTICWQRPTVEPLSEREVDPAFFKGAGFLLLDGLMTEASYKAAERAVRLGIPVMLDAGSMRPGMLKLASMCDYVVSSDRFVSDLKLSIKEAFKKLSTGRTKAITVTVGDKGSFTFSEGKVYLQKAFKVKAVDTTGAGDVFHGAYAYGVIQGWDIRKTVEFASAVSAMKCRELGGRAGIPTLTEAQRFIKESK, from the coding sequence ATGAAGGTAATAGGGCTAGGGCAGTGCTCGCTGGACTACATAACGCTGCTCGACGGTTTTCCGCCGGAGGACGCGAAAAAAGAGGTCCTCGACTTCACGGTCCAGGGCGGCGGCCCGGTGGCCACGGCCCTCGTGACGCTGAGCCGTCTCGGAGTAAAGACCGCCATGATAGGCCGGGTCTCCGACGACCCGGCAGGCGACGAGATAAGGCGTGGGCTTAAGGCCGAGGGCGTGGACGTGAAGGGCCTTCTTACAAAGCCAGGAGGCAGGTCGCAGCAGGCGGTCGTCATGGTAAACAAAAAGGCCGGCACAAGGACCATATGCTGGCAGAGGCCCACGGTCGAGCCTCTTTCGGAGCGCGAGGTCGACCCTGCTTTCTTTAAGGGCGCGGGTTTTCTCCTCCTCGACGGCCTCATGACAGAGGCCTCATACAAGGCCGCGGAGCGCGCGGTCCGGCTCGGCATACCTGTCATGCTCGATGCCGGGAGCATGAGGCCGGGGATGCTGAAGCTCGCGTCCATGTGCGATTACGTGGTCTCTTCGGACCGGTTCGTCTCGGACCTTAAGCTCAGCATAAAGGAGGCCTTCAAGAAGCTCAGTACCGGCAGGACCAAGGCCATAACCGTTACCGTGGGCGACAAGGGGAGCTTTACCTTCTCAGAGGGCAAGGTCTACCTCCAGAAGGCTTTCAAGGTGAAGGCGGTCGATACTACCGGGGCGGGCGACGTCTTCCACGGCGCCTACGCCTACGGCGTTATCCAGGGATGGGACATCAGGAAGACAGTTGAGTTCGCTTCCGCGGTTTCGGCCATGAAGTGCAGGGAGCTCGGCGGCAGGGCAGGAATACCGACGCTCACGGAAGCGCAGAGGTTCATCAAGGAGTCGAAATAA
- a CDS encoding secondary thiamine-phosphate synthase enzyme YjbQ: MTFSSYIDISSRGFSDIIDITSRVEAALSESGIRDGLVSVFVVGSTASITTIEYEKGVIEDLKGAIERMAPMGIPYKHDSQWGDGNGFAHVRAALLKPGITIPVIGGSMALGTWQQVVLVDFDNRPRKRRVVVQAMGER; encoded by the coding sequence ATGACCTTCTCCTCCTACATCGACATAAGCTCAAGGGGCTTTTCCGACATAATCGACATCACATCAAGAGTCGAGGCCGCGCTCAGCGAGTCAGGCATAAGGGACGGGCTTGTCTCGGTTTTCGTCGTCGGCTCTACAGCCTCCATTACCACGATAGAGTACGAGAAGGGCGTCATTGAAGACTTGAAGGGCGCGATAGAGCGCATGGCGCCGATGGGCATTCCCTACAAGCACGACAGCCAGTGGGGCGACGGCAACGGCTTTGCCCATGTGCGCGCGGCACTTCTTAAGCCCGGAATAACCATACCGGTCATCGGGGGCTCCATGGCCCTCGGGACATGGCAGCAGGTGGTGCTCGTGGACTTCGACAACAGGCCGAGAAAGCGCAGGGTGGTCGTGCAGGCAATGGGAGAGAGATGA
- the dtd gene encoding D-aminoacyl-tRNA deacylase: MRAVVQRVSSASVSVSGRITGAIERGLLVFVGVEKGDGPEDLEYTASKITGLRVFEDREGRMNLDVKEAGGSLLVISQFTLLGDCRKGKRPSFVRAEEPQRAREMYEALVKRLRESALVETGEFQAHMDVRLVNDGPVTVMLDSRKSF, encoded by the coding sequence ATGAGGGCCGTTGTCCAGAGGGTGTCGTCCGCTTCTGTTTCCGTATCCGGTCGAATAACAGGGGCCATTGAAAGAGGGCTCCTCGTCTTCGTCGGTGTCGAGAAGGGCGACGGCCCGGAGGACCTGGAGTACACGGCCTCCAAGATAACCGGCCTGAGGGTATTCGAGGACCGCGAGGGCAGGATGAACCTGGACGTCAAAGAGGCCGGCGGGTCGCTTCTCGTCATCTCGCAGTTTACCTTGCTCGGTGACTGCAGGAAGGGCAAAAGGCCCTCCTTCGTCAGGGCCGAGGAGCCGCAAAGGGCAAGGGAGATGTACGAGGCGCTCGTAAAGAGGCTACGCGAGTCGGCCCTGGTGGAGACTGGCGAGTTCCAGGCGCATATGGATGTCAGGCTGGTGAACGACGGGCCCGTCACGGTCATGCTCGACAGCAGGAAAAGCTTTTAG
- a CDS encoding SAM-dependent chlorinase/fluorinase encodes MERIITLTTDFGLKDPYQGAMKGAVLSVNPAVRTVDITHLVQPGNILEGAFVLLGASRYFPEKTIHVAVVDPGVGGDRKPILVETKRFFYVGPDNGLLSPSVREDGIVRAIELTNMEFFRDEVASTFHGRDIFGPIAAHLSLGANPEEMGQALDKIRALDLPRTVPEAGGIRGEVVYIDSFGNLITNIRREELSALDGAAVEVSVKSAALSGLKKTYAMFEKGATAALIGSTGYLEVAVNCGSAAEALGARVGDTVAVRTVK; translated from the coding sequence ATGGAACGGATAATCACCCTCACGACCGATTTCGGGCTCAAGGACCCCTACCAGGGCGCCATGAAAGGCGCGGTATTGTCGGTCAACCCCGCGGTTCGGACCGTCGACATAACCCATCTTGTCCAGCCAGGGAACATCCTCGAGGGCGCGTTCGTGCTGCTTGGCGCCTCCCGGTATTTTCCTGAAAAGACCATCCATGTGGCGGTCGTGGACCCCGGCGTGGGGGGCGACAGGAAACCGATACTGGTCGAAACCAAAAGGTTTTTTTATGTCGGCCCTGATAACGGGCTCCTGAGCCCCTCGGTCCGCGAGGACGGCATCGTAAGGGCCATAGAGCTTACAAATATGGAGTTCTTCAGGGACGAGGTAGCGAGCACCTTTCACGGACGGGACATATTCGGCCCAATTGCGGCCCACTTAAGCCTGGGCGCAAATCCCGAGGAGATGGGGCAGGCCCTCGATAAGATCCGTGCGCTCGATCTGCCGAGGACGGTCCCGGAGGCTGGCGGCATAAGGGGCGAGGTCGTCTATATAGATTCTTTCGGGAACCTCATAACGAACATCCGGCGCGAGGAGCTTTCAGCCCTGGACGGGGCCGCGGTGGAGGTTTCAGTCAAAAGCGCCGCGCTCTCCGGCCTCAAAAAGACGTACGCCATGTTCGAGAAGGGCGCCACGGCGGCTCTCATAGGAAGCACAGGGTATCTCGAGGTCGCGGTCAATTGCGGAAGCGCCGCAGAGGCCCTCGGGGCCCGCGTGGGCGACACCGTGGCGGTGAGGACAGTGAAGTAG
- a CDS encoding DUF1540 domain-containing protein, protein MAITMPKIMSCTVLECAYNTNSECHTMAITVGDGGHATCDTFYRAPTKGGADIVGGVGACRAYECNYNKSYECTAPGINVSHHSEHADCKTFSPRG, encoded by the coding sequence ATGGCCATTACCATGCCGAAGATAATGAGTTGCACGGTGCTGGAATGCGCTTACAATACAAACAGCGAATGCCACACTATGGCCATCACGGTCGGCGACGGCGGACATGCCACGTGCGACACCTTTTACAGGGCCCCGACAAAGGGCGGGGCGGACATCGTAGGGGGTGTGGGGGCATGCAGGGCCTACGAATGCAATTATAACAAGTCATACGAGTGCACCGCTCCCGGCATCAACGTCTCCCACCACAGCGAGCACGCGGACTGCAAGACCTTCTCCCCCAGGGGCTGA
- a CDS encoding HD-GYP domain-containing protein, which yields MMKKIRLNELEKGMYVCGVEKRGMSPVFLVNDILVRSDDDLARMSARGYAHVYISLNEEAPTGNPASGGAEDGPAAVPFYPETAALAVAAEGAGQAEDCKTGAYDPYGEFKKELTEAEAIRHDAEQVVRDFLQNARCGNSIDSEKVLETVGRMVDSVIRNQDALTSLARLKSFDDYTFAHSVNVCILSLAVGRHLGLEKGDLDQLGLGAILHDIGKMLVPGELLNKPGRLSEGEFNVMRKHTELGKDVLAGMKCVKEPALKVVLEHHERFDGSGYHMRLSGSGIHLYARIAGVADVYDAMTSNRVYQKGMRPEDALKRLYHSRGSLFDPELVERLIKCLGVYPIGTCVELNTGEAAIVNMINHSHPLKPRVLLIADSEGLPFPEPLETDLKEDAGRWIVGSKRPEEFGSRISALCAN from the coding sequence ATGATGAAAAAAATAAGACTGAATGAGTTGGAAAAAGGCATGTATGTCTGCGGCGTCGAGAAGCGCGGCATGAGCCCGGTTTTCCTCGTAAATGACATCCTCGTGCGCTCGGATGACGACCTGGCGAGGATGTCGGCCAGGGGATACGCCCATGTATACATTTCACTGAATGAGGAAGCTCCCACCGGAAATCCCGCCAGTGGCGGGGCAGAAGACGGGCCTGCCGCCGTTCCTTTTTACCCGGAAACTGCTGCGCTGGCCGTGGCCGCTGAAGGGGCTGGGCAGGCCGAAGACTGCAAAACCGGCGCGTACGACCCCTATGGCGAGTTCAAGAAGGAGCTTACGGAGGCGGAGGCCATCCGGCACGACGCCGAACAGGTGGTGAGGGACTTCCTGCAGAACGCAAGGTGCGGCAATAGCATAGACTCGGAAAAAGTGCTTGAAACCGTGGGCCGCATGGTCGACTCGGTAATAAGGAACCAGGACGCCCTGACGAGCCTTGCACGCCTTAAGAGCTTTGACGACTACACCTTCGCCCATTCCGTGAACGTGTGCATACTCTCGCTCGCAGTGGGCCGCCACCTCGGCCTTGAAAAAGGCGATCTCGACCAGCTCGGCCTCGGGGCCATACTCCACGACATAGGGAAGATGCTCGTGCCCGGAGAGCTCCTTAACAAGCCCGGACGCCTTAGCGAAGGCGAATTCAATGTAATGAGAAAGCACACGGAGCTCGGCAAGGACGTGCTCGCCGGGATGAAATGCGTGAAGGAGCCCGCGTTGAAGGTCGTGCTCGAGCACCACGAGCGTTTCGACGGGAGCGGCTACCATATGCGCCTTTCAGGGAGCGGCATACACCTCTACGCGCGAATAGCGGGAGTGGCCGACGTTTACGACGCGATGACCAGCAACAGGGTCTACCAGAAGGGGATGAGGCCGGAAGACGCGCTCAAGAGGCTCTACCATTCACGCGGTTCGCTCTTCGACCCGGAGCTCGTCGAGAGGCTCATAAAGTGCCTCGGCGTCTATCCCATAGGGACCTGCGTAGAGCTCAATACCGGCGAAGCGGCCATCGTCAACATGATAAACCACTCGCACCCGCTCAAGCCCAGGGTGCTGCTTATTGCCGACAGTGAGGGCCTGCCCTTCCCCGAGCCCCTGGAAACCGACCTCAAGGAGGACGCCGGGAGGTGGATAGTCGGCTCTAAAAGACCCGAGGAATTCGGCTCCCGTATCTCTGCCCTCTGCGCCAACTGA
- a CDS encoding NifU family protein — MRKKVIAGLDKVRPHLQADGGDVELVEIDEAEKVVKVRLTGACGGCPSAAMTLKSGVEVQVRKFAPEILRVEPV; from the coding sequence CTGAGGAAAAAGGTCATCGCCGGGCTCGACAAGGTGAGGCCGCACCTGCAGGCCGACGGCGGCGACGTCGAGCTTGTGGAGATAGACGAGGCCGAAAAGGTCGTAAAGGTGCGGCTTACAGGCGCGTGCGGCGGCTGCCCCTCCGCGGCCATGACCCTGAAGTCGGGGGTGGAAGTCCAGGTGAGAAAATTCGCCCCGGAGATATTGAGGGTCGAGCCGGTTTAG
- a CDS encoding YHS domain-containing protein → MPADPVCKMELSEEDAEATAEYNGKTYYFCSEACKEAFEHAPERFVKKTA, encoded by the coding sequence ATGCCTGCCGACCCCGTATGCAAGATGGAGCTTAGCGAAGAGGACGCCGAGGCCACGGCCGAATACAATGGCAAGACATATTACTTCTGCAGCGAGGCATGCAAGGAGGCCTTTGAGCACGCGCCCGAGCGCTTCGTGAAAAAGACCGCATGA
- a CDS encoding radical SAM protein has product MLSKPGRTGADKGFDDDGKTGRLLAKRTRNTAKNLVRGLRCWYIPYLKSRYYSDRFRPLLSYLFTDWKCNVNCWYCFTWNNKVKGMTPETARKSIDWLRTVGCRVVALMGGEPLLRKKFILDVIKYGSDRDFFMYLPTNGILMDRDFIERAGDAGVAAINLAVDKIKEAPGLPKSFERVKAHFKHLVRLREKYGYIIFFNINITSENIEDVKELTRIARDHDIGTDYHMNEHPVIEQKHYKYLEQGFWISEEHFRKTDELIDWLVERNLEGWPMVNSAEHLRSMKEFVRGKGRPWDCRAGTNSLVIRLDGTLAPCFELYSTEKDWGRVWEPAFDHARLREMKKECNPKCLSTCNYQVYHYYNTYSRGLEWVLKHIHRGFSREEDGRRKAADADGKGTGKGEEARA; this is encoded by the coding sequence ATGCTTTCAAAGCCGGGCAGAACGGGTGCGGACAAGGGTTTCGATGATGACGGGAAAACGGGCAGGCTTCTGGCCAAAAGGACGCGGAACACGGCGAAAAACCTCGTAAGGGGCCTCCGCTGCTGGTACATACCGTATCTGAAATCGAGGTATTATTCCGACAGGTTCAGGCCGCTCCTCTCCTACCTTTTTACCGACTGGAAATGCAACGTAAACTGCTGGTACTGCTTCACCTGGAACAACAAAGTGAAGGGCATGACCCCGGAGACGGCGAGAAAGTCAATAGACTGGCTCCGGACAGTGGGCTGCAGGGTGGTGGCCCTGATGGGGGGCGAGCCGCTCCTTCGGAAGAAGTTCATTTTGGACGTAATCAAATACGGGAGCGACCGCGATTTCTTCATGTACCTCCCCACGAACGGCATCCTCATGGACAGGGACTTCATCGAGCGGGCCGGGGACGCGGGTGTGGCGGCAATAAACCTGGCGGTCGATAAGATAAAGGAAGCGCCGGGGCTGCCGAAGAGCTTCGAGAGGGTAAAGGCGCATTTCAAGCACCTCGTGAGGCTCAGGGAAAAGTACGGCTATATCATTTTCTTCAACATAAACATCACCTCCGAGAACATCGAGGACGTAAAGGAGCTTACCCGCATAGCCCGGGACCACGACATCGGCACCGACTATCACATGAACGAGCACCCCGTCATCGAGCAGAAACATTACAAGTACCTTGAGCAGGGCTTCTGGATATCAGAGGAGCATTTCAGGAAGACCGACGAACTCATAGACTGGCTCGTCGAGAGGAACCTCGAAGGCTGGCCCATGGTCAACTCCGCCGAGCACCTCCGTTCCATGAAGGAATTCGTGAGGGGAAAGGGCAGGCCCTGGGACTGCAGGGCCGGGACAAACTCTCTTGTAATACGGCTCGACGGCACGCTCGCCCCCTGCTTCGAGCTGTATTCGACCGAGAAAGACTGGGGCAGGGTCTGGGAGCCGGCATTCGACCATGCGAGGCTCCGCGAGATGAAAAAGGAGTGCAACCCCAAGTGCCTTTCTACATGCAACTACCAGGTCTATCATTATTACAACACCTATTCGAGGGGGCTTGAGTGGGTATTGAAGCACATACACAGGGGGTTTTCACGGGAAGAAGACGGAAGGAGGAAGGCCGCTGATGCAGATGGAAAAGGTACGGGAAAAGGCGAAGAGGCTCGGGCTTAA
- a CDS encoding MBL fold metallo-hydrolase, translating into MKLTFVGGASTVTGSCYHIEVGKFRFLVECGLHQGMGSDELNRNPFPFDPASLDFIFVTHAHIDHSGMLPRAVRDGFKGKIISTAATRDLLEPMLYDAASIQESDSEWATRKALRSGRPPQEPLYTSEDVENVLPLFEIKEYDKIYHLGPGVKFRFLDAGHILGSASLEIWYQDSPEEKKIVFSGDIGKKENPIIKDPSAPGLANYVVMESTYGNRSHKPLNESINELVSAIKTTFRKGGNVYIPSFAVGRAQDLLYILNNLVREGRLYRIDVYLDSPLAEAVTKIYVAHPECFDEEARHLFTTRQSDSSIRLHFVRTAEESMKLNRLRSGNIIIAGSGMCEGGRIKHHLKHNLWRSECSVVFVGYQAKGTLGRKIVDGAKSVTVLGEEVLVRASIHTINGFSAHAGREGLLEWLSDFDDSPEIFIVHGEDEAGESFAGLIKEKYGFATRRPKNGETVEI; encoded by the coding sequence ATGAAACTTACGTTCGTCGGCGGCGCGAGCACAGTAACCGGCTCCTGCTACCATATCGAGGTCGGAAAATTCAGGTTCCTTGTCGAATGCGGCCTTCACCAGGGCATGGGCTCGGATGAGCTCAACAGGAACCCCTTCCCTTTCGACCCGGCATCGCTCGACTTCATATTCGTAACGCACGCCCACATAGACCACTCCGGGATGCTCCCGAGGGCAGTGAGGGACGGCTTCAAGGGGAAGATAATCTCGACGGCTGCCACGAGGGACCTCCTCGAGCCCATGCTCTACGACGCGGCGAGCATACAGGAGAGCGACAGCGAATGGGCCACGCGGAAGGCCCTCCGCTCCGGCAGGCCGCCGCAGGAGCCCCTTTACACGAGCGAGGACGTCGAGAACGTGCTCCCTCTTTTTGAGATAAAGGAATACGACAAGATTTACCACCTCGGGCCGGGCGTGAAATTCCGTTTTCTCGATGCGGGGCACATACTGGGCTCGGCCTCGCTCGAGATATGGTACCAGGATAGCCCCGAAGAGAAAAAGATCGTCTTCTCAGGCGACATCGGCAAGAAGGAGAACCCCATAATAAAAGACCCCTCGGCGCCGGGCCTCGCGAATTACGTGGTGATGGAGTCCACTTACGGCAACAGGTCGCACAAGCCCTTGAACGAATCGATAAACGAGCTCGTAAGCGCGATAAAGACGACCTTCAGGAAGGGCGGGAACGTCTATATCCCTTCGTTCGCAGTGGGCAGGGCCCAGGACCTTCTTTATATCCTCAATAACCTGGTGCGCGAGGGCCGCCTATACAGGATAGACGTCTACCTCGACAGCCCCCTTGCCGAGGCCGTAACGAAGATTTATGTTGCGCACCCGGAATGCTTTGACGAGGAGGCGCGCCACCTCTTCACCACCCGGCAGTCGGATTCGTCGATAAGGCTCCACTTCGTCCGTACGGCAGAGGAGTCGATGAAGCTCAACAGGCTCCGCTCCGGCAATATCATCATAGCCGGGAGCGGCATGTGCGAGGGCGGGAGAATTAAGCACCATCTAAAGCACAACCTCTGGCGCTCGGAATGCAGCGTCGTATTCGTGGGCTACCAGGCAAAGGGCACGCTCGGACGGAAGATAGTAGACGGCGCGAAGTCCGTGACCGTCCTCGGAGAAGAAGTCCTTGTCCGCGCCTCCATCCACACCATAAACGGCTTTTCGGCCCACGCGGGCAGGGAGGGCCTCCTTGAATGGCTCTCGGACTTCGACGACTCGCCGGAGATATTCATCGTGCACGGCGAGGACGAGGCCGGGGAATCGTTCGCGGGGCTTATAAAGGAGAAGTACGGGTTTGCGACGAGGAGGCCGAAGAACGGGGAGACGGTGGAGATATAA
- the mraZ gene encoding division/cell wall cluster transcriptional repressor MraZ → MFKGRYEHLIDSKGRISIPSRFRETLNERYDSRLVVTNYDGCLIAYPLAEWQKLEEKISALPEFKKDTKAFLRFFYSSAADCAIDKLGRILVPQTLRDYAKLEKEVVLIGAFRHMEIWSKPQWEQAAAAASDDEIVNTLERLGL, encoded by the coding sequence ATGTTCAAGGGCAGGTACGAGCACCTAATCGATTCCAAGGGCAGGATCAGCATACCCTCGAGGTTCAGGGAGACGCTGAACGAGAGATACGATTCCCGCCTCGTCGTGACCAACTACGACGGCTGCCTCATAGCCTACCCCCTTGCCGAATGGCAGAAACTCGAAGAAAAGATATCCGCCCTTCCGGAGTTCAAGAAGGACACGAAGGCGTTCCTCCGTTTTTTCTACTCCAGCGCGGCTGATTGCGCGATCGACAAGCTCGGGAGGATCCTCGTCCCGCAGACGCTCAGGGACTATGCGAAGCTTGAAAAAGAGGTCGTCCTCATCGGCGCGTTCAGGCACATGGAGATATGGAGCAAGCCCCAGTGGGAGCAGGCGGCCGCGGCAGCTTCGGATGACGAGATAGTGAACACCCTCGAGCGCCTGGGACTATAG
- the rsmH gene encoding 16S rRNA (cytosine(1402)-N(4))-methyltransferase RsmH → MAEFAHLPVMPAEVVDFLGCARAGAYVDGTVGGGGHASEILKANPGNRLIGLDRDSDALAAAQKALAPFTGRFVLVKENFRNVSAVLERLEEGPVDGMLLDLGVSSYQLESPERGFSFRFDSKLDMRMDRSSGLTARDLVNTLEEGELFRIFMEYGEEAHSRRIARAIVKARAAGTIETTGELQRIVVEAVPAKLRGGRIHPATRVFQALRIAVNDELGSLREGLATGMESLKPGGRMVVISFHSLEDRIVKAAFRKAATGCICPPKFPVCVCKRTPQARLVSKKAVAPSEEEVGGNPRARSAKLRAIEKL, encoded by the coding sequence ATGGCGGAGTTCGCGCACCTTCCCGTGATGCCCGCCGAGGTAGTGGATTTTCTCGGCTGCGCCCGGGCCGGGGCCTATGTGGACGGCACCGTGGGCGGCGGCGGCCACGCCTCAGAGATACTCAAGGCGAACCCCGGCAACAGGCTCATAGGCCTGGACAGGGATTCGGACGCGCTGGCAGCGGCTCAGAAGGCGCTCGCGCCCTTTACAGGAAGGTTCGTCCTGGTAAAGGAGAACTTCAGGAACGTAAGCGCTGTCCTCGAGCGCCTCGAAGAGGGGCCGGTGGACGGCATGCTCCTCGACCTGGGGGTCTCGTCATACCAGCTCGAAAGCCCGGAGCGGGGCTTCAGCTTCCGCTTCGATTCGAAGCTCGACATGAGGATGGACAGGTCCTCGGGGCTCACTGCCCGCGACCTTGTGAATACGCTCGAAGAAGGCGAGCTTTTCCGCATCTTCATGGAATACGGGGAGGAGGCCCACTCGAGGAGGATAGCTAGGGCCATCGTGAAGGCGAGGGCGGCTGGAACGATAGAGACGACCGGCGAGCTTCAGCGCATAGTCGTCGAGGCGGTCCCGGCGAAGTTGAGGGGCGGCAGGATACACCCGGCCACGCGCGTTTTCCAGGCCCTGAGGATAGCCGTGAACGACGAGCTCGGCAGCCTCAGGGAAGGGCTCGCAACAGGGATGGAGTCCCTTAAGCCAGGCGGCAGGATGGTGGTCATATCCTTCCACTCGCTCGAGGACAGGATAGTAAAGGCCGCGTTCAGGAAGGCCGCGACCGGCTGCATATGCCCTCCGAAGTTCCCGGTCTGCGTATGCAAGAGGACGCCGCAGGCGCGGCTCGTATCGAAAAAGGCGGTCGCGCCTTCGGAGGAAGAGGTCGGCGGTAACCCGAGGGCAAGGAGCGCAAAGCTTCGCGCCATCGAGAAGCTCTGA
- a CDS encoding cell division protein FtsL produces MAEVVSKKLEFPGVLLGQDVKAKRDPRDLNFIYLAVAASLAAMLIVFGFVWSRLMVVNAGYEISRANSARAALIEQNKRLKLEYVRLKSPERIERIAAEMGFDNPKSGQIIVLR; encoded by the coding sequence ATGGCTGAGGTGGTAAGCAAAAAGCTCGAGTTCCCGGGGGTGCTCCTCGGGCAGGACGTGAAGGCCAAGAGGGACCCGAGAGACCTGAATTTCATATACCTCGCCGTAGCCGCCTCGCTCGCCGCCATGCTTATCGTATTCGGCTTCGTCTGGAGCAGGCTCATGGTCGTGAACGCCGGCTACGAGATATCAAGGGCAAACAGCGCCAGGGCGGCCCTCATAGAGCAGAATAAAAGGCTCAAGCTCGAGTACGTGCGCCTTAAGTCGCCTGAGAGAATAGAGAGGATCGCGGCGGAGATGGGCTTCGACAACCCCAAGAGCGGGCAGATAATCGTCCTCAGATGA